The stretch of DNA GAGTGGTGATAACCGACTATAGAAGGTTTAACGTGGAGATGGGCTACTACGAGAAAATACCGGTCATGGAGTACAAGCAGATGGCAGGTCGCGCGGGGAGGCCCCGCTATGACGAGGAGGGCGAGGCAATTCTCATTGCACGTTCCCTGCAGGAGCTGGAGTTCTTGTTCAATGAGTACATAAACGCGAAGCCTGAGAGGTTGCAGTCGCAGCTTTCCTCGGAGCCGATTCTTCGTTCTCACATTCTGTCAATTATAGCTACCTCAGATCAGGTCAGGAACATCTCCCAGCTTGAGAGGTTCCTCACTAGTTCCTTTTATTCGCATCAGAACAAGGACTACTTTTACATAGTCGAGCGGGCTAAGCTCGTCCTCAAGAGGCTCGCCAGCGCCGGCTTTTTGGAGATAAACGGAGAGAACATCGTTCCCACTCAGCTCGGTATAAGGGTAGCTGAGCTCTACATCGACCCATTGACAGCAGTTCAAGGTCTCGAGTTCTTTAAGGCACGAGAAAGCGCTAGCGCTATAGCGTACCTGTTCCTTATTTCGAGGACCCCCGACGCCCAGACCGTCCACGTAAGGCGTGGAGACGAGGAGTGGCTGGAGGAAAAGTTAAAGGCGAAGGCCGGGGAGCTGGGCTTCGAGACCCCGGACGACGAGGTTGAGTATGAGTTTTTCCTCCAGCAGTTTAAGACCGCTTTACTCCTCGAGGACTGGATAAACGAGGTTCCAGAAGATGTGATTGTGGACAGGTACGATGTGGGGCCGGGCGACATATACTCCATCACGCTCACAGCTCAGTGGATCGCTTTTGCTCTCGCAGAAATAGCTAGACTTTCGGGATACAGCGCCCACTCCGTCAACCTCGGTGTGCTCAGCAAGCGAATCGAGCACGGAGTCAAGGAAGAGCTTCTAGAGCTCGTATCCCTTAAAGGTATTGGGCGTGTGAGGGCTCGAAGCCTCTACAGCCACGGCTACAGATCTCTAATAGACCTGGTCGCAGCTTCCGAGGAGCAACTGGCCAGAGTTCCTGGAATCGGAAAAGCACTCGCAAAAGCAATCAAAAAGCAACTTTCCGCCGATGAAGAAGTCGAGGTTCCACACGAGCGCACCCTGAGCGGTCTCGACCTATACCTAGACTAGTCAACGCTCCCTGTCATACGATCTATTTCAAAGCATGCATAATGTAAAAGCATAAGTGCATCTGCTACACCCCTATGATTGATGATGAAAAAACGCCGACAGAGGGGTGACGATCAGGAGTACCTCTGACGTCGTAGCGGTTTATAAGGACGCTCTCTGTTGGGCTTCGTGTCTGCGCAGGAAAGGTTGATACGCGAGGGGATGAGAAGGTATCTTTCGAGGTTTTATGACCCTGCTTACATCGATGCGTTAGAGGAGGCTCTTCGTCGTCCAGGTTCTCGGTACTTTTTCCGCGTGAACCTCCTGAAAGCGGATCCTGTGGAGGTTGTGTCGAGGCTGAGAGAGGAGGGCTACGAAGTCCACATGCATCCAGCTGTTAGAGAAGCTATCTACGCGCGAGTCACAGGACCCAACAGTGTCCATTTATACAGGGGGAGAGTGGTGGTAGATTGGAACACTGCCGAGAGCGTTTACGTCGGGGCAAACGTTTACGCGCCGGGAGTCCAGAGGGTTATAGGAGCTGAAAAAGGCGATTTCGTCACGGTGGTGACCCCGAGCGGGCAACCAGTTGCGTCTGGGGTCCTAGAGATAAGCCCCGATGAGATATTCAGGGAAAGACGGGGGATCGCGGTGAGGGTGTTGAATTCCGTGTTTAAAGCTCCTTCGCTGCGGGAACATCCACTGCATAAGGAGGGCTTAGTGTACCATCAGAGCCTGCCAAGCATGGTTGCGGTTAGGCTTCTGAATCCCGAGCCTGGTTGGAGAGTATTGGATATGTGCGCTTCTCCAGGCGGGAAAGCGACCCACGCAGCTATCCTCATGGAGGATAAGGGGGAGGTTATCGCTGTGGACAGGTCGGCTAGGAAGGTTAGGGTCATTGATGAGAACGCGGCCCGAATGGGGCTCAAATCCGTTAAAACAATTCAATACGACTCCCGGTACATCACGGACGTCCTAGACACAGGTAGTGTTGATGCCGTTATACTGGACCCCCCTTGTACCACTCTAGGTGTGAGGCCGAAGCTGCGCTACACGAGGGATAGTGCTGACGTTCACAGGCTTGCAGAGTACCAGCGTCAGTTCATTACCGAGGCTGCTAAGGTTCTAAGGAAAGGGGGGCTACTACTCTACACCACCTGTACTCTAACACCGCACGAGAACGAGATGAATGTGCTTTTCTCGATGAAATTAGGTTTTAGGCCACTCAGGATTAACCCTCCTCTTCTTCTGCGTAAACCTTTACTGGGGATAGAGGGGACCGTGTTCGACCCCGTGTACAACGACACCCCTGGCTTTTTCATCTCGCTGATGAGGCTCGAGGAGAGGCAACAATGTTATTAAGGGCCTCTCCGTTAAAAGGTGGGTGATTGGATGTTCCCAGCAGCACCCATGGCTGGGTATGACAGGGCTATAACGATATTCAGCCCCGAGGGCAGGCTCTACCAGGTCGAGTACGCATACGAAGCGGTGAAGAGGGGGATGACGGCTCTCGGGGTCAAGGCCTCCGACGGTGTCGTGCTGGCGGTCGAGAAGCGTAGCGCATCCCCCCTTGTAGAGGGCACCGAGAAGATAAAGAAGATAGACGATCACGTCGGCGTGGCTTTCGCTGGGCTATTCGGGGACGCCCGCGTCCTAATTGACCAGGCCCGCGTCTACGCTCAAACCCACCGCTTGGTTTACGGCGAACCCGTACCCATAGAGCTTCTTGTAAAACGCATCTGCGACATCAAGCAGGTGTACACCCAGCACGGCGGCGTTAGACCTTTTGGCGTAGCTTTTCTCTTTGCAGGCATCGATAGGAAGGGGCCGCATCTCATCCAAACAGATCCCGGTGGAACCTACTTGAGATGTAAAGCTAGGGCTATAGGAGCAGGTGCCCAGAAGGCGCTGGATCTCTTCACAAAGGAGTACCACGAAGATATGAAGATAGACGAGGCAGTGCTACTTGCACTGCGGGGTCTGAGGGAGGCCATGGAGGAGGGCTTCACGGCCGAGAACATAGAGCTAGCCAAAATAGACATATACGAGAAAAGCTTCAAGATATTCAGCCCAAGCGAGGTAAGCGCCCTCATCGCAAAGCTTTAGGCACACAAGTATTTATTTACAAACCCTGCTTTTGCTTTTTTGAGGCCGTTATGTCGAAGAAGAAACTAAGCATTGCGAGGCTCGAGAAAGGTGGAAAGAGGTTTGAAATATTCGTCGACGCCGAGAAGGCCTGGGCGCTGAAAAACGGCGAAAAGATCAACGTTAGGGAGGTTGTCGAGGGAGAATTCATTTACTCCGACGCGAAACAAGGGCTAAAGGCTTCAGAAGTTGACCTCAAGAGGGTTTTCGGTACTTTGGATCCCTACGCGATAGCTGAGACTATTATAAAGAAAGGAGAGCTCCTGCTGACAGCCGAACAGCGCCGCGAGCTCATCGAGTCGAAGAGGCGCCAGATAATTGAGTTCCTGTCGCGTAACACGATTGACCCCAGGACGAACACCCCTATTCCCCCCAAGAGAATTGAACTCGCGCTCGAGGAAGCAAAGGTGAGCATCGACCCCTTTAAACCAGTCGAAGTGCAGGTGAATGACGTAATAAAAGCCCTGCGAATGATCCTGCCGCTAAAGGTGGCAAGAGCAATAATGGCTGTTAACATCCCGGCACCCTACGTAGGGAAAGCCCACAGCGCGCTTTCCAAATTCGGCAAAATCCTGCGGGAAAGCTACTCCTCCGACGGCTCGCTGAATGCTGAGCTCGAGATACCTGCCGGGATGCAATCATCTCTCATGGAGCTAGTCGCAAGCCTCACGAGAGGCCAGGGAGAGGTTAGGTTGCTACGAACAGAGCAGGTGTGAGCAGATGACCTTGTACGTGAAAGACAGGCAAATTGTCATCCCGGGGGACCCCATCGGCGAGCAGGGTAAATTCAGCATAGAAGGCCACGTGTACCGCGTCAACAAGAAGTTTTTCTCCAAGGTCCTCGGCGTTGTTTACATCGATCCAGACCGCAAAATTGTGAGGGTCATTCCACTCAAGGGCAAATATATTCCAGTTGAAGGGCACAGAGTCGTCGGGAAGGTCGTCGAGGTGGGACTCACTAACTGGATCGTCGACATAAACTCTCCCTATGAGGCCATCCTCCCCGTTAGCGAGGTTACGTCAAAACCAGTTAACATATCTAGAAACGAGCTGGCCAAGATACTTGACGAGGGTGATCTTATCCTTGCAAAGGTGGTATCTTTCGATTACACAAAGGACCCTGTCATCAGCATCAAGGAATCCAAACTTGGAAAGATACCCAAGGGCTCCCTCGTGGAGATAAGCCCTCAGAAGGTTGCCAGGATAATCGGAAGGAAGGGATCCATGGTGTCGCTAATCGAGGAAATGCTAGGAGTAAGGCTCATCGTCGGCCAGAATGGCAGGATAGTGGTCGTCGGCGATGATCCCTTAAAAGAGGAGATAGCTGTGCTTGCAATAAAGAAGATCGAGGCAGAAGCCCATATAACCGGTCTCACAGATAGAATCAGGGAGTTTATAGAGTCGAGGTTGAGAGAATGACAAAGGCGAAAAATGTGAAACTGATCGACGAGAACGGTAGGAGGACGGATGGTCGCTTACCAGATGAGATGCGGCCGCTGAGGGTTGAAACCGGTGTTTTAAAAAATGCGGACGGCTCCGCATACGTGGAACTAGGAAACAACAAGGTTGTTGCCGCCGTCTACGGCCCTCGAGAGGTCACACCTAGACATGAGGCGCTGAGCGATAGGGCTCTTCTGAGGTGCAGGTACGCGATGTTACCCTTCAGCGTCGCGGATAGGAAGAGCCCTCAACCTACGCGCCGCGAGATAGAGCTTTCAAAGGTCATTCGCGAGGCTCTTGCACCGGCAATTTTCCTCAATGAGTATCCAAGGACCGCGATTGATGTTTTCATCAACGTATTGGAGGCTGACGGCGGCACGAGGACAGCCAGCATTATTGCTGCTTCAGTGGCGCTGGCTGACGCCGGGATAGCTATGAGAGATCTTGTCGCGGCTATTGCTGTTGGAAAAATCGGCGACATCCTCGTGCTCGACATCAACGGCCTCGAGGATCAGTACGGTGACGGCGATATGCCTATCGCTATGATGCCGAAAGTGGGAGAAATTACCCTCATACAGGCCGATGGTGTATACAGCCCGCAGGAGGTTGAGCAGGCTGTGGCCATGGCCTCGAGAGCGATCAAGAGAATCTACGAAGAGCAGGTTAAGGCGCTTAAAAGTAAATATGAGGCTGTAAGACTAGAGGTGGGGAAAGATGAGTGATGCTGTTTCAAGGCTGAGGATTCTGCCGGTTGTTAAAAAAGAGCTGCTGGTAGCTTCGCTTAGGAAAGGGGTGCGGCTTGACGGCCGAAAACCCGAGGAGATTAGACAATTGAGCCTAGAAAACGGCGTGATTACCAAGGCTGAAGGTTCCTCTATAGCCAGGCTTGGCGACACGAAAGTCATAGCCGGAGTGAAGTTGAGCATAGGGAATCCCTTTAGCGATACTCCTGATGAGGGAGTGTTGATAGTCAACGCTGAACTTTCACCACTTGCTTCACCCCTCTTCGAGCCTGGGCCCCCGGGAGAAGAAGACATTGAGCTGGCAAGAGTTATTGACAGAGGGCTTAGAAGCGCGGGAGTGATAGAGCTATCAAAGCTGGCGATAATACCGGGCTCTAAGGTTTGGTCCGTATTCATAGATATTTATCCCTTGGACCACGCCGGGAACATACTCGACGCTGCAGGTTTAGCCGCGATGAGTGCTCTTCTCAATGCAAAGATCCCAAAGACCAATGTCGAGAACGGGAGAATATCCATTCTCGACGAAAAGATCCCGTTACCTGTAAAAAGCAGAGTCGTGTTCGTAACGGTTGCTAAGATAGGAGAGTACCTTGTTGTCGACCCGTCGCTGGAGGAGGAAATAGCCAGTGACACGAAGATTACATTCAGCATAACAGAGGACGGGAAAATATGCGCTATTCAAAAGAGCGGCGAAGGTTCCTTGAAGCCGAGCGAACTGCTCAAAGCCAGAGACCTAGCTCTGGAGGCAGCAAAGAAACTGTTTCCATTGCTTCCGCCTTTACCGGTTCAACAGTCTGCATAAGTAGCATCTCTTTTTCCGGTCCCCACTTATGCTTACCTCAATCTTTCCTTCTTGTCCAGCGCTGGCACAGATTATCTCCGAGCGCGAAGCATTGGCGTGGCCTAGTCGAGCACAGCTTACGTGGCTCATAACCCCCTCTCGCGCTTAGCGGCGATAGTCGAGATATGCGCCGAGGTCTGGGACTGCGTGATGGGGCGGCTGCCGAGACGCCGGGCAAAGCCCCGCCGCAGACCCAAGCAAGCTGGCAGGGCAGGCCGAAGACGCGGAGCCCATGAACACCCGACATGGGGCCTCGGATAAGTGAAGAGGTGGATGAGCCGGGCGCGAGTCCCATGGCATCCTAAAGCCAATGTAGGGATCATGGGAAAAGTCACGGAACTCGCGAAGAGAGAAAAGGAAGAGCATAAAGAATTTATTGAGAGATAGGATTCGGCGTGTGGTGTTTAAGCTATGGGTAAGCACACGAAAGTGGTCGGAAGGGCTGGCAGGTTCGGAGCCCGCTATGGATCCACGCTTAGGAAGAAAGTCGCAGCCATCGAGCACAAGATGAAGGCCAAGCACAGGTGCCCACGTTGCCAGAGCGTTGGCACTCTCAAAAGAATTAGCGTCGGCATATGGTCGTGCAAAAAGTGCGGTTACACATTCGCGGGTGGCGCCTACCTGCCTAGGACAGAGGCTGGCCGCACTTTCGCACCTGAGGAGCTGAAGGCGCTAGGATTGAAAGGATAGGTGCTTAACGATTTTGACAAAATCCCAGGGAGAGGTCTCATAAACCCTTTTATCAGGGTCTATTCCCGCCTGTGAGAGTATCTCCCGCGCCTGCTCCTTGCTGATGCCCAAACCTATCGACAGCCCTGTTTGAAGCTTTTTCCTCCTGTAAGGAAATACTTTTTGAGTAAACGCTTCAAGGTGCTCTAGGAAGCTTGGGGGAAACATCCTGGTTGGAACCATCCTAACCACCATTGTTTCCACCTTGGGCCTTGGAACGTAGGCTCGGCTCGGGATTATAAACAGCTCATCGATGCTGAAGCACAGTTGCGCCACAATCGAGAGCCTGCCGTAATTCCTCGACATTGGCTGAGCCAGCAACCTCTCCCCGACTTCCCGCTGCACACCGAGAATAGCGTACTCCAGGGCCTCATCCCTGCATAACAAGAGCACTATCTCTGACGATAAGTTAAATGGAGTGTTGGACACCACAACGTGCCTGCTCCTACTCAGCGCGAGTTTGGTGGCGTCTGATAAAACTATGTCGGCGTTACCTACCTCTTTTACACACTCTTTTAGGAGAAACACCATGTTAGGGTCTATTTCGCTACAAAAAACGTACTCCACTCGTTTTGCTAGCTTCAAGGTTAAGCTACCTAGCCCGCAACCTATCTCATACACTACTCGCGCTTCGCCCACCGCGTCGGTAAACAGCTCTATGTACCGCTCATCCACCAATATATGCTGCCCTAGACGCTTACGCAGGTGGAGTTGCTTTAAGTTCCTCCAACACTCGGACACAGCATGCCTTCCTCCCGCTCATTATTCGAGGCAATATCAAGCTTTCGACTGGAGGGGCCCGGGCCGAGATTTGAACTCGGGTTCACCGGCTCCACAGGCCGGCGTGTTAACCAGGCTACACCACCCGGGCCTCAGCTACTCAGATTTGTACTTGGCACGGCTCTTTTTAAGTTTTCCCTCGTTTATTCTCGTGCTCAACTCACAGCTAATCTTGCTGCAAACTGGACCGGGGGAGTGTAAGCTAGTGGTCGAGCAGTACATGTGAACTTCTCATTTTCTGCTCACATCGCCCTCTTAACTCCTCATCATCCCTGCTCGGCCCGCGGACCGCTTACCGGGTATTGCGCTTGGTGCGGCAACGTGTACCTGAGTTTCGGGAAAAGCTAAAAAGCACAATTGCTACGAGGTGGGTGTGCAGCCTCAGCGCGTGCTCGTGCTTCGTGAAGAGGGGCGAGCGATGCTCGCGTACGGTTGGGGGTTCATGATATTTGAAGACCCTCCTGATTCCGTGAGAACGCTGTTTAATCTGAGCAGGATGGTGGGGATGGGCGGTAAGCCCTTTATAATCACAGTCGGCGACGTCGTTTCCAGCAACTTCGGGACCTACGCGTACACTAATGTGGCGATAGTTGACGGAAAGACTCGCCGTAGAGTGGAACTGGGGGGACCCGGGATCGAGGCTGAGTATAAGTGCAGGAACAGCCCTGGAACGATAACCCCTGAGTGCTACAGCGCGGTGAGCCAGGCTGTTAGGTTAACGCCCGCTGAAGGCAGAGCGAGAGTTGCCGTGGAGGGGGAGGAGGATCTCCTGTCGCTTGTGGCCATAAGAGAGTGCAGACTTAACGCGGGCTGGGTTGTCTACGGGCACTGGAAAGGATTCGTCTGCGCTATCCCGTGCACACCGTTTTTCAAGAGATTAGCCGAGGTACTTCTCGAGACCTACTTCGAGCAGCACTGATGTAACAAAATCCACGTTGCTGCGCAGCGACGAGTAGGGCACGCGGAGCGACTTCGCGAAGTAGTAGAGGTCTCTTTCCACGCCAAGCTTTCGTAGCACTATAACGGCTACTGCGGCGGCAACGTTCCTCCTACTCCTCCCCACAGCGTACCTCCTGATGCGGGAAAGTATTAGTTTTGCATGCTTTTTGACAACTTCCCGCAGGTTTGGGTCAGCGATGTTTCCCATCAAGCCGTCGAGGTCGGCATCCCACTCGCTGGAGATTAGCCCAAACTGTCGGGCGAAGGGTAAGAGGTGAAGCACGTCTCGAACCCTCAGCTTTAAACCCTGAGCGCGAAGCGTCTTAACGAAGTCTCGCAGGTTCACCGACGGGTTGCGCCTCTTTGACTCCAGGTAGAGCAAAAGCGCCAGGATAGCGGTCTTCCTAAATCCCGCATCTTTCTGTCTACTAAGGAAGATGGTGAAGCGCTTATAATCCTCCAGGATCCTTTTTCTCGCATCGGGACTGAGGTTGAGAGCGCTCGAGACCTTGCTGAGAATTCTCCAGAGCCTGTAGTCCTCGAGTTGGCCTGTAATGATGAGGTTCAGCCTTTCCAGGTGAAAATCCTCGCTGCGAGACCTCCTGTGTGTAACTATTTCATGCTCGGGAACCGTGGAGTCCAGGCTTATCTCGACCACAAGGCCGCACTGGGAGCAAACGTAGTAGCCCCTCGGGTCCAAGACAACCTCTCCGCCGCAGACCTCGCACTTCATGTGCATAACGGCTGTTTAGGGATTGAAATATAATGGGGGCTGATTCGAGGAGGGGGTGTTAAACTACTATAAAAAATTTCCGTACAGGCTCAAAGATAGAGCCCCTTATTCGCAAGTTACCGCAAACTGTGTAGTGCCAGTCGGCTTAGAGCCGGCTCTGAAGAGTAGATTAGCAGTAGCTATACTTCAACAACAGGCATTGTTAATGTTCTTTTAACCCCCGGCAGCATGCGTATTCTGGTGAGGATAACCTCCCGTATCTCTTTTTCATCGCTACCTGCAATCTTCACGATTATATCGTAGACACCGTAGAGGAGGTTTGCCTCAACTACACCTGGCACCTTTTTCAGCTCCTCTATCACCGCGCGCTCTTTACCAATATCACAGTTTATCAGAACATAAGCCGTAGGCATTAATTAAATTAATCTGCAAGGTGCTATTTAAGAATTTTCGCATAAAGAAGCTAAGTGCTTGTGTCTGCTCCTGAACCTGAGAAGGTACAGAGACGGTCTGCCTCTGATTGCGCAGAGGAGCTACACGAGCCATGACAGTCTGTTACACCCACATGTATCGTCTCATTACCTATCCCCTGCTCAACTCACTTTAAACCGCAGGGAGCCAAAGCTCCAGAAAATCTCAAAGAGAGTTCCAAAGGGGGAGTATGTGTGCACCGAGAATACATAGTTTAACTCTTTAGCGGGCAAATCTAGGGAGGAGAAAGAATAAATATTGAGACAAAGTAGGGATCATAGTAGCGGCCGTGGTCTAGTCTGGAAGGATGGCGGCCTTCCACGCCGCAGATCCCGGGTTCAAATCCCGGCGGCCGCACTTTCAGGTCGACCCGCTTTCCCACATTCAACCGCTTTCGAGCTATACCAGGCCAGCCAGCTTGTAAAGCCTATGAACTCTTTCTTCTCCTTTGATTGCGTCGATGACCTCAGCTGTCTGCACCGGAACGAGGGCGCGCCATGCTGGGTTCCGCTGAGCCATAAGCTGCCTTATCCTCGTCCCGGAGTACTTCTCCCTCTCGAAAAAGGGTATTTCTTCCACAGGAATCCCCGACGCCTCCAGCAACATCCGTGAGAGCTCGTCGTTCGTGTAAGCTACTTGAAAGCTAGGGGAAAACGTCCTTACGTTGCACACCCACCTGGAGTGCTCCGAAATCGTGTCTGGAATCATGGTGACTATAACCCTTTCGATCATGCCTGAACCCCTGAGGGTGCTCCAGATCATGAGCGCCCTTTCCCCGGCGGTGAAGGGGTTCCTTGGCTCGAAGCTTGTCTGAGCGCTACCTATCCCGACTATCACTTCATCCTCGCGGGAGAGTATCCACTCTATTGCTTTATAGTGGCCTAGATGGAATGGCTGAAAACGCCCGATGTAAAGAGCTCTCCTCAAGTAGACCCCCTCCTTTCAGACCTTCAGGGGCGTGCTCTCGATGCGCATGAGATCGTTGTAGAACTCGTAGAGAATCTCTCTATAGTCTCTTAAGCCGTTTTCCACCTCGTCCATTTTCTCCAAAACCTTCTTGGTAGTCTCCTCTGACACAAGGTCCCCGAAGCTTTCATTCAAACTCGTGTAAACGCTTATTCCAAGTTTAGTCGGCACGAGCTTTCCTCCCTTAACTTCGATGACGTAGTTTCTGATGAAAAGCTTCTTGATTATCTCCGCGTAGGTTGAAGGCCTCCCGATGTTCCTCTCCTTCATCAACGCGATTACATCGGCCTGAGAGTAAAGCGGCACAGTGGGTCTTCTCCTGTAGTCTACGCTGACAATCCTGTATTTTCCAGGGCTCAGCCTGAAGTTCTGCCGTAAGGGAAGCATCTTCAGGAAGCCTTCCTCCAAGACCTCTGACACAAAACCGTACGTCTTTACGAAGTACGCCGACGAGACCTCTACGGTTTCTTCTATCACCCTAGCAGGAGGCATCTGGCTCGCCATAAACCTGGCAAATATTAGTCGGTAGAGCGCAAAGTGCTGCCTTGTCAGAGGGATGGGTAGCTGCAGTATACCCTGCTGTATCATGGTCGAAAGCGTCTCCGCGTCTAAGGGTCTTGTCGGTCGAATACACTCGTGCGCCCCCTCAGTCCCCCATCGGCGCGGGACAAAGAACTCTGCCCCAAACTTCTCCGATAGGTAGGTTCTCGCTACCTGCAAACCTGCATCTGAAACCCTGGTGCTATCCGTTCTATGGTAGGTTATCAGACCGCTCTCGAAGAGCTGCTGCGCGATCCTCATCGCCACGTCGGCATTCATCCCGAGAACTTCATTGGCATCTCTAAGCATGGCGTCCGTGGTGTAGGGGGGCGGCGGGTTCAGTAGCTTCTCTACAGCCGCCTTCTTCTCCACCGTAACTTCGCTCCCTTGAAGCTCCTTCGCAATAACGCTCGGGCGCTTACCGTTTAGCTGGACATCCTCGACTATTAGGTAGACGTCGTTCTCAAGCGTGACCCGGAAGACGGGCTTTATGCTTCTTAACGAATCACGGTACCTCTGGATTATCCACCCTAAGACCGGCGTCTG from Infirmifilum sp. NZ encodes:
- a CDS encoding nicotinamide-nucleotide adenylyltransferase encodes the protein MRRALYIGRFQPFHLGHYKAIEWILSREDEVIVGIGSAQTSFEPRNPFTAGERALMIWSTLRGSGMIERVIVTMIPDTISEHSRWVCNVRTFSPSFQVAYTNDELSRMLLEASGIPVEEIPFFEREKYSGTRIRQLMAQRNPAWRALVPVQTAEVIDAIKGEERVHRLYKLAGLV
- a CDS encoding Lrp/AsnC family transcriptional regulator, translating into MPTAYVLINCDIGKERAVIEELKKVPGVVEANLLYGVYDIIVKIAGSDEKEIREVILTRIRMLPGVKRTLTMPVVEV